One Bacteroidia bacterium genomic window carries:
- a CDS encoding TetR/AcrR family transcriptional regulator codes for MHRLLSNISLQVHEKIYLKHPESSELGQKIISNSIEMIEAMGFEDFTFRKLAREISSTEASVYRYFENKHKLLLYLSSWYWAWMEYQLVFALANIDSPIERLKKALALLTKEVQEDNAFTHINEIKLHRIIISESSKAYLTKEVDADNKEGMFLGYKQLVLRVSEIILEIDPTFKYPRMMVSTVIEGAHHQRYFAEHLPRLTDTIKGEDSISEFYKEMVFKALK; via the coding sequence GTGCATAGACTTCTTTCAAATATCAGCCTTCAGGTCCATGAGAAAATTTATCTCAAGCATCCTGAATCCAGTGAGTTGGGGCAGAAGATCATTTCCAATAGTATTGAGATGATCGAGGCCATGGGATTTGAAGATTTTACCTTCCGCAAACTTGCCCGGGAAATCTCTTCGACGGAAGCCTCTGTTTACCGCTATTTTGAGAATAAACACAAATTACTGCTTTACTTGAGCTCATGGTACTGGGCCTGGATGGAGTATCAACTTGTCTTTGCCCTGGCCAATATTGATTCACCCATAGAACGCTTGAAGAAAGCCCTGGCCTTGTTGACCAAAGAAGTACAGGAAGACAATGCTTTTACCCATATCAATGAAATCAAGTTGCATCGAATCATCATTTCCGAATCTTCCAAAGCCTATTTGACCAAGGAAGTAGATGCAGATAATAAGGAAGGTATGTTTCTCGGTTATAAGCAATTGGTACTAAGGGTAAGTGAAATTATCCTGGAAATAGATCCTACTTTCAAATATCCACGTATGATGGTTTCCACAGTAATCGAAGGAGCTCATCATCAACGGTATTTTGCTGAGCACCTTCCTCGACTTACTGATACCATTAAAGGGGAAGATTCTATTTCAGAGTTTTATAAGGAAATGGTTTTTAAAGCCCTCAAATAG
- a CDS encoding TolC family protein yields the protein MMKLSKVFLLYILLSVCLSLPILGQEKKVMSFDSFMEIVEEHHPLSLQAELFPEQGRQGVKAARGAFDPKLISDLANKNFDGKTYYDVFEGGMKIPTWFGLEFYGGFEQNQGVFLNPERTVPDGGLAHAGVSLPVGRGLFIDKRRASLRKAQIAQRSSLEERRELRNQVFYEAAKAYWDWFKAYHVLEVYRDAQSLAEVRLRAVQQGAELGDRAFIDTLEAEIQVQNRQLSAQEALLELENARTLLELFLWRDGIIPLELASETIPLANTEVDAILPDQRFLQEIDSLAYLHPNLAQSRFKLEQLGIEQRLKREQLKPKLDLKYNFLTEPVGNSWVSNFNTNNYAWGFSFSMPLFLRKERAAINLNRLKMESLRYDISGKQEGISTKAQIALNKVNNSFRQSGLARDRVEGYSRLLEAERRMFRAGESSLFLVNSRESSYVQAQVKYLDILVKNRKAELESRYSLGLLSDLQ from the coding sequence ATGATGAAGCTGAGTAAAGTCTTCTTATTATACATCCTGCTCTCCGTTTGCTTGAGTCTTCCTATACTGGGACAGGAAAAGAAAGTCATGAGCTTTGATAGCTTCATGGAAATCGTAGAGGAGCATCATCCCCTGTCTCTTCAGGCGGAACTATTCCCGGAACAAGGACGCCAGGGAGTTAAGGCAGCCAGGGGCGCTTTTGATCCCAAACTGATTTCAGATCTGGCGAACAAGAACTTTGATGGCAAGACCTATTATGATGTCTTTGAAGGAGGGATGAAAATACCCACCTGGTTTGGGCTGGAGTTTTATGGAGGATTTGAACAAAATCAGGGAGTCTTTTTAAATCCCGAGCGAACGGTTCCGGATGGAGGTTTGGCCCATGCTGGAGTTTCCCTTCCTGTAGGGCGAGGCTTATTTATCGATAAACGTAGAGCCAGTCTTCGCAAGGCCCAAATCGCACAGAGAAGTAGCCTGGAGGAAAGACGCGAACTTCGCAATCAGGTCTTCTACGAGGCTGCTAAAGCCTATTGGGACTGGTTTAAGGCTTATCATGTATTAGAGGTTTATCGGGATGCCCAAAGCCTTGCAGAGGTCAGGTTGAGGGCAGTGCAACAGGGAGCAGAACTGGGAGACCGGGCCTTTATCGATACACTGGAAGCAGAAATTCAGGTACAAAACCGCCAACTTAGTGCTCAGGAAGCCTTGTTGGAACTGGAAAATGCTCGCACCCTGCTCGAACTTTTTCTATGGAGGGATGGGATAATTCCTTTGGAGCTTGCAAGCGAAACAATACCGCTAGCAAACACAGAGGTAGATGCCATACTTCCTGACCAGCGTTTTCTCCAAGAAATAGATTCTTTGGCTTACCTCCATCCAAATTTAGCTCAATCCAGATTTAAACTTGAACAATTGGGGATCGAACAAAGATTGAAGCGAGAGCAATTGAAACCCAAACTCGATTTGAAGTACAATTTCCTCACAGAACCCGTCGGGAACAGCTGGGTATCAAATTTCAATACAAACAATTATGCCTGGGGTTTTAGCTTTAGCATGCCCTTGTTTTTGAGAAAGGAACGAGCAGCCATCAATCTGAATCGACTTAAGATGGAGTCTCTCCGTTACGATATCTCGGGAAAGCAGGAAGGAATTTCTACGAAAGCGCAGATTGCCCTCAATAAAGTCAATAACAGTTTTCGCCAAAGTGGTCTGGCCCGCGATAGGGTAGAGGGCTACTCGCGTTTGCTTGAAGCAGAGCGGAGGATGTTTCGTGCAGGGGAAAGTTCGCTCTTTCTCGTCAACTCCCGGGAGAGTAGTTATGTACAAGCGCAGGTGAAGTATTTGGATATCCTGGTGAAGAACCGCAAAGCAGAATTAGAAAGCCGATACAGCCTGGGACTTCTATCAGATCTTCAATAA
- a CDS encoding toxin-antitoxin system YwqK family antitoxin, whose protein sequence is MEILVRLLVNFLLFSWLAFSSCSSQEGKVSLSILNEEGKEIKTKGGITYVEQKPYSGMLYKLYPATTDTLYIKNYLRGKEHGKWTRFHPGNELKERRFFRNGRKEGEHIAYYPGGQIRFSYQLANDVYEGNNREWNAKGRLILDMNYVAGQEEGSQKVWYDNGKVKANYIIRKGRRFGLLGTKNCVNVSDSIFKN, encoded by the coding sequence ATGGAAATCCTGGTACGCTTACTCGTTAATTTTTTGTTATTCAGTTGGCTTGCCTTTTCGTCCTGCAGTTCGCAGGAAGGAAAGGTGAGTTTGTCTATACTAAATGAAGAAGGCAAAGAGATCAAAACCAAAGGAGGCATAACCTATGTAGAGCAAAAACCTTATTCGGGCATGCTTTACAAACTTTATCCCGCTACCACAGATACTCTTTATATCAAAAACTATCTAAGGGGAAAAGAGCATGGGAAATGGACACGATTTCATCCCGGAAATGAATTGAAAGAGCGGCGCTTTTTTCGAAATGGCCGAAAAGAGGGAGAACATATTGCCTATTATCCAGGAGGGCAAATCCGTTTTAGCTATCAACTCGCCAATGATGTTTATGAGGGAAATAATCGGGAATGGAATGCTAAAGGGAGATTGATTTTGGATATGAATTATGTCGCTGGACAGGAAGAAGGCTCTCAAAAGGTTTGGTATGACAATGGAAAGGTAAAGGCCAATTATATCATCCGAAAAGGGAGAAGATTTGGATTATTGGGGACTAAAAACTGCGTAAATGTTTCAGACAGTATTTTCAAGAATTAG
- a CDS encoding SCO family protein codes for MFQTVFSRIRLCTILFLFVGCKEEVFHLPYYNEPDFTPHFIEAGESIEQEITHRIGDFSFSNQEGKQIDQAYISNRIHVANFIFTSCPSVCPVMTQNVKELEEAYADREDFAILSYSVTPWIDDVERLATYTKNQDILSNNWHFLTGEKGKIYDLARTSYFAEEDIGFTKDSTEFLHTEHILLVDKTQRIRGIYNGTLQLEIKQLIKDVETLLQES; via the coding sequence ATGTTTCAGACAGTATTTTCAAGAATTAGGCTTTGCACAATCCTGTTCTTATTTGTGGGATGTAAAGAAGAAGTCTTTCACCTACCCTATTATAATGAACCCGATTTTACTCCTCATTTTATAGAGGCAGGGGAAAGTATAGAGCAAGAAATCACTCATAGAATCGGGGATTTCTCTTTCAGCAATCAAGAGGGTAAGCAAATCGATCAGGCTTATATTTCCAACCGTATCCATGTAGCCAACTTTATCTTTACCAGTTGCCCGAGTGTTTGCCCGGTGATGACCCAGAACGTCAAAGAGTTGGAAGAAGCCTATGCAGATCGGGAGGATTTTGCCATTCTTTCTTATAGTGTTACTCCCTGGATTGATGATGTGGAAAGGCTAGCTACCTATACCAAAAATCAGGACATCCTTTCCAATAACTGGCATTTTCTGACAGGGGAAAAAGGAAAGATTTATGACCTGGCCAGGACCTCCTATTTTGCAGAGGAAGATATCGGCTTCACCAAAGACAGTACAGAATTTCTCCATACAGAACATATTCTCCTGGTAGATAAAACACAGAGAATCCGAGGCATCTACAATGGAACGCTACAATTAGAGATCAAGCAACTGATCAAGGACGTAGAGACCCTCTTACAAGAATCCTGA
- a CDS encoding amidohydrolase family protein — protein MKRSHAILPIMIVQLLLFVFMMLTACEDETPGLQRENSREKLFFNGEIYTVNSAQTWASAIYVKEGIITYVGDDEGGKALASADAEMIDLKGVFMMPGIHDVHVHPLEAATENFQFILNDNIENPEDYARDIADAMEDNPGNGWLLGWGHWINVPLSATRLPKEILDDEAPNRPVAIMEQTSHSVWCNSKALELMGIDANTPNPPGGIIMRDENGEANGLLIDNAGNLLLDLALAASSEGAQKDYNGLVNVALPELAKHGITSICDARTYWKREHHKSWQKVAEEGKLTARVNLGLWAYPTENDLSQIAALNALYSDDPNSLLKINQIKLYADGIIHNTTSAMHDDYLIDYFGLPTNNGLNYFDQQRMSAYIAALESSGFDFHIHAIGNRGVHEALNAIEESGSSQGRHRLTHIEYVDPADYGRFAQLNVTADAQVAGDFTQPDQWHDNDYLIGAALNQNNIPLKSLYQAQARISLSSDWDVSSLNPFIGIQHAVNREPQALSLEEAVKAYTLNAAYVMRQEAKVGSLEVGKEADLIILNKNIFDISANSIGSVKVDETYLQGRRIYER, from the coding sequence ATGAAAAGATCACATGCAATTTTACCTATCATGATTGTTCAGTTATTATTATTTGTTTTCATGATGCTAACTGCTTGTGAAGATGAGACTCCCGGACTGCAGCGTGAAAATTCGAGGGAAAAACTCTTCTTCAATGGAGAGATTTATACGGTAAATTCTGCTCAAACCTGGGCCAGTGCGATCTACGTGAAGGAGGGAATCATAACATATGTGGGAGATGATGAAGGTGGAAAAGCGCTTGCAAGTGCAGATGCTGAGATGATTGATTTGAAAGGAGTTTTTATGATGCCAGGTATTCATGATGTTCACGTTCATCCACTGGAAGCGGCTACTGAGAATTTCCAATTTATCCTGAATGATAATATTGAAAATCCCGAGGATTATGCCAGAGATATTGCAGATGCGATGGAAGACAATCCCGGAAACGGATGGCTACTGGGATGGGGACATTGGATAAATGTTCCTCTTTCGGCTACTCGACTTCCCAAAGAAATTCTGGATGATGAAGCCCCAAATCGGCCCGTGGCTATTATGGAGCAAACTTCTCATTCGGTCTGGTGTAATTCTAAAGCCCTCGAACTTATGGGGATAGATGCGAATACCCCCAATCCTCCCGGCGGAATCATCATGCGGGATGAAAATGGAGAAGCTAATGGCTTGCTGATTGATAATGCTGGCAACCTTTTGCTCGATCTTGCTTTGGCTGCTAGCAGTGAAGGGGCTCAAAAGGATTATAATGGGCTGGTGAATGTTGCCTTGCCAGAATTGGCGAAGCATGGGATCACTTCGATTTGCGATGCCCGCACCTACTGGAAAAGAGAACATCATAAGAGCTGGCAGAAAGTAGCAGAGGAAGGTAAATTAACAGCCCGGGTAAATCTGGGTTTATGGGCTTATCCCACAGAAAATGACCTCAGCCAAATAGCGGCACTCAATGCTTTATATTCTGATGATCCCAACAGTCTTTTGAAGATCAACCAGATCAAACTCTATGCAGATGGAATCATTCATAATACAACATCTGCTATGCATGATGACTATTTGATTGACTATTTTGGCTTGCCCACAAATAATGGATTGAATTATTTCGATCAACAAAGAATGTCAGCCTATATAGCGGCCCTTGAAAGTAGCGGTTTTGACTTCCATATCCATGCCATTGGGAATCGAGGGGTACATGAGGCCCTCAATGCGATTGAAGAAAGTGGAAGCAGCCAGGGGCGGCACAGACTTACCCATATCGAATATGTAGATCCTGCAGATTACGGCAGGTTTGCACAACTAAATGTGACTGCTGATGCACAAGTAGCTGGAGACTTTACCCAACCTGATCAATGGCATGATAATGATTACCTGATCGGCGCAGCTTTAAACCAAAACAATATTCCCCTCAAAAGCCTATATCAGGCCCAGGCGAGGATTAGCCTGAGTAGCGATTGGGATGTCAGTAGCCTCAATCCGTTTATCGGAATCCAGCATGCGGTAAACAGAGAACCTCAGGCCCTAAGTCTGGAAGAAGCCGTAAAAGCTTATACCCTCAATGCAGCTTATGTGATGAGGCAGGAAGCAAAAGTCGGTTCTCTGGAAGTTGGGAAAGAAGCCGATCTGATCATTCTAAATAAAAATATATTCGATATATCTGCCAACAGTATTGGATCAGTTAAAGTAGATGAAACCTATTTGCAGGGCAGACGCATTTATGAAAGATAA
- a CDS encoding HlyD family efflux transporter periplasmic adaptor subunit — protein sequence MLNISPKSVSKEIDFDKFEALSQVENWESGKGLIRLILIFFILLFGLMFLPWTQNIRSDGYITTLMPDQRPQTIHSIIDGRIEAWYVREGDFVEKGDTILFISEIKDAYWDPDLLQRTQEQVNAKASAIRSYDGKVNALNNQIKVLGETSRLKLQQAENKFQQSQFKLKTDSIDLVAKRINLEIAQRQLDRIDSLYKDGLKSLTEYESRKLKWQKAQAEKISAENKVLGSRNEVINAHVELSSIEAQYQDKIAKSESDKFSALSGKYDAEATLSKLQNQYANYSVRQGLYYITAPQNGFITKAIQSGLGETVKAGEEMMSIMPSKYELAVEMYVKPLDLPLLNKEQKVRIMFDGWPAIVFSGWPNTSVGTYGGKVFAIDNFISDNGMYRVLVAPDEDEHIWPNALRVGAGTQSMILLNEVPVWYELWRQINDFPPDFYDIDKKKKEKVKAPIKLK from the coding sequence ATGTTGAATATTTCTCCGAAAAGTGTCAGTAAGGAAATCGACTTTGATAAGTTCGAGGCCCTTTCCCAGGTGGAGAACTGGGAATCGGGTAAAGGCCTTATTCGCTTGATTCTGATTTTCTTTATCCTGCTTTTTGGCTTGATGTTTTTGCCCTGGACCCAGAATATTCGTTCGGATGGCTACATTACAACCTTAATGCCAGACCAAAGACCACAAACCATTCATTCGATCATTGATGGAAGGATAGAAGCCTGGTATGTAAGAGAGGGTGATTTTGTGGAAAAAGGAGATACCATTCTCTTTATTTCCGAGATCAAGGATGCCTATTGGGATCCTGATTTACTCCAAAGAACACAGGAGCAGGTAAATGCCAAAGCATCTGCTATCCGTTCTTATGACGGCAAGGTAAACGCCCTGAACAATCAGATCAAAGTTCTGGGAGAAACCTCCCGACTAAAATTGCAGCAAGCTGAAAACAAGTTCCAGCAATCTCAATTTAAATTGAAAACGGATAGTATTGATTTGGTGGCTAAGCGCATCAATCTGGAAATCGCACAAAGGCAGCTGGATCGTATTGATTCTTTGTACAAAGATGGCTTAAAATCATTGACAGAGTATGAAAGTCGCAAACTGAAATGGCAGAAGGCACAGGCAGAGAAGATTTCGGCGGAAAACAAAGTTCTGGGAAGCCGTAATGAAGTCATAAATGCGCATGTGGAACTTTCCTCCATAGAAGCGCAATACCAGGATAAAATCGCCAAATCAGAATCGGATAAATTTAGTGCCCTTTCAGGTAAGTATGATGCAGAGGCAACTTTGAGCAAACTCCAGAATCAGTACGCAAATTACAGCGTCAGACAAGGTTTATACTACATCACCGCTCCGCAAAATGGCTTTATTACCAAGGCCATTCAGTCAGGATTAGGGGAAACAGTAAAAGCCGGAGAAGAAATGATGAGCATCATGCCATCCAAATATGAACTGGCAGTAGAGATGTATGTCAAACCTCTCGATTTGCCATTACTCAATAAGGAACAGAAAGTCAGAATTATGTTTGACGGCTGGCCAGCCATCGTATTCTCCGGTTGGCCCAATACCAGTGTAGGAACCTATGGAGGGAAGGTATTCGCCATAGACAATTTCATCAGCGATAATGGGATGTACCGGGTGTTGGTAGCTCCAGATGAGGATGAACACATCTGGCCCAATGCCTTGAGAGTTGGTGCAGGTACCCAAAGTATGATCCTCTTAAATGAGGTTCCCGTTTGGTATGAACTCTGGCGTCAGATCAATGATTTTCCACCGGATTTCTACGATATCGATAAAAAGAAGAAAGAGAAAGTTAAAGCACCGATCAAACTGAAATGA
- a CDS encoding YHYH protein — protein sequence MKKMNFMTNLLALLLLIFSGLACEESEAPPEEPPTNNDELPAVYEKIYGASDIYLDGEFVVIKTEGIPDHNSPYYQDTEWENDRYEAYNGSNSDFRLNPNRISSTEVTYRIPLNPTEASNKSATALGSMGVALNGVAFFNQYAGPNNEPLTFEINSFDQYAGHPQQQGTYHYHVEPFWLTQEKGQEALMGFLLDGFPVYGPMEDGNAVSNSDLDEFHGHEHPTEDFPDGIYHYHITDADPYINGSGYYGNPGTLTR from the coding sequence ATGAAAAAGATGAACTTTATGACAAATCTCCTGGCACTTTTGCTACTTATTTTTTCGGGCCTGGCCTGTGAAGAAAGTGAAGCTCCGCCGGAAGAGCCCCCTACAAATAATGATGAGCTTCCAGCCGTTTATGAAAAAATATACGGAGCCTCCGATATCTACCTTGATGGGGAGTTTGTTGTAATTAAAACAGAAGGAATCCCTGATCATAATAGTCCTTATTATCAGGATACTGAATGGGAGAATGATCGCTATGAAGCGTACAATGGATCAAATAGTGACTTTCGCCTGAATCCTAACAGAATCAGCTCCACAGAAGTTACCTACAGAATTCCTTTGAATCCGACCGAAGCTTCAAACAAAAGCGCAACAGCTCTGGGTTCTATGGGTGTTGCTCTCAATGGAGTGGCTTTTTTCAATCAGTACGCAGGGCCAAATAATGAGCCTTTGACTTTTGAAATAAATTCATTCGATCAGTATGCGGGCCACCCTCAACAACAGGGAACCTATCACTATCACGTAGAACCTTTTTGGCTCACGCAAGAGAAAGGGCAGGAAGCCTTGATGGGTTTCTTACTGGATGGTTTTCCAGTTTATGGCCCTATGGAAGATGGAAATGCTGTCAGTAATTCTGATTTGGATGAATTTCACGGGCACGAACATCCCACCGAAGATTTTCCTGATGGAATCTATCACTACCATATAACCGATGCCGATCCTTATATAAACGGAAGTGGATATTATGGAAATCCTGGTACGCTTACTCGTTAA
- a CDS encoding alkaline phosphatase, with product MKKFGRFLLLFLIFLAGGTAVFFFLFAAQKVKRKEAAEITQLKINKANTLQLAAKAKNVILLIGDGMGLAQVSAGMAINNNQLQLERCTTVGLSKTTAANRYITDSASAATAMSSGKKTNNGAIAVTPDQVATETILEMAEKQGMSTGLIATSKITHATPAAFIAHEKNRESYEAIAADFLETEVDVVIGGGMKNFAQREDERNLIDELKKLGYEIFESMESLLQSDSKKLYALCAEEDMPTMIEGRGDFLGNAIQTAIARLSQNEKGFFLMAESSQIDWGGHDNNADYVITEMLDFDQSIGQVLDFAAQDSQTLVIITADHETGGLSITDYDQELKEFDLKFSTFGHTPIMIPVYAYGPGSEAFTGIYENTEIFFKMVQALGLNTKQANSD from the coding sequence ATGAAAAAATTTGGCCGCTTTTTGCTGTTATTTCTGATCTTTCTCGCCGGAGGAACTGCTGTTTTTTTCTTCCTTTTCGCAGCTCAGAAAGTCAAGCGAAAAGAAGCAGCAGAGATCACCCAGCTCAAGATCAATAAAGCTAATACCCTTCAACTGGCAGCAAAGGCTAAGAATGTAATTCTTTTGATTGGAGATGGTATGGGACTGGCTCAGGTGAGCGCAGGAATGGCCATCAACAATAATCAGCTACAATTGGAGAGATGTACGACCGTGGGACTCAGTAAAACTACTGCCGCCAATCGCTATATCACCGATTCAGCTTCCGCAGCTACTGCTATGTCCAGTGGAAAAAAAACCAACAATGGAGCAATAGCTGTCACCCCGGATCAGGTAGCTACAGAAACCATTCTGGAAATGGCTGAAAAGCAGGGAATGAGTACAGGCTTGATTGCTACCTCTAAAATCACCCATGCTACTCCAGCTGCCTTCATTGCACATGAGAAAAATCGAGAGTCCTATGAAGCCATAGCAGCAGATTTTCTGGAAACAGAGGTAGATGTTGTGATTGGTGGGGGAATGAAAAACTTTGCTCAGCGTGAAGACGAACGAAACCTGATCGACGAACTAAAAAAACTGGGCTATGAGATATTTGAAAGCATGGAATCTCTGCTACAATCTGATTCGAAAAAACTATATGCGCTATGTGCAGAAGAAGATATGCCAACGATGATCGAAGGCCGAGGAGACTTTCTGGGAAATGCCATACAGACCGCTATTGCCAGACTTTCCCAAAATGAAAAGGGCTTTTTTCTTATGGCTGAATCTTCCCAAATTGATTGGGGAGGTCATGACAATAATGCCGACTACGTAATCACGGAAATGCTGGATTTTGATCAGAGTATTGGGCAGGTACTGGATTTTGCAGCTCAGGATTCTCAAACCCTGGTCATCATAACGGCGGATCATGAAACCGGTGGACTTTCCATTACGGACTATGATCAGGAACTCAAGGAATTTGATTTAAAATTCAGCACCTTCGGACATACCCCCATTATGATTCCCGTTTATGCCTATGGCCCCGGTTCGGAAGCGTTTACAGGGATCTATGAAAATACCGAGATCTTTTTCAAAATGGTGCAGGCCTTGGGTTTGAATACCAAGCAGGCAAATTCGGACTGA
- a CDS encoding ABC transporter ATP-binding protein, with protein sequence MTTTLTPVKRFWRMLKPDKTEIRNVYIYAIFNGLIGLSLPLGIQAIVNLIQGGQINSSWVILVSIVLLGIAFSGVLQIYQMYIVENLQQKIFSRAAFEFAYRVPRIRMETLYKHYAPELMNRFFDTISLQKGMSKILIDFSTAAIQLIFGLLLLSFYHSFFILFSVALILLVYIIFLFLGRRGLDTSLDESKYKYKVAHWLEELARTNMTFKLAGRTDLHLERTDQEVGNYLEARNKHFRIVVNQFGWMIAFKVLMAMGLLAIGGILVMQQQMNIGQFVAAEIIILLIMGSVEKMIMSLETIYDVLTSLEKIGQVTDMNMEKREGIELLDACDEGGIEISLEKVAFAYPEYPRNTLSDLDLRIGPGEKVLVAGPNGAGKSTLLQVIAGLYDVNTGSVSYNGLPKGNLTMTSLRDLTGDYMSDEQIFQGTILENIAIGRESASFENVQWAAKAMGLESFIRAQPNGYDSMLDPLGKKLSRGIIQRLLLARSIAHKPRILLLENALEQLDIIERKKIIDFLTDPVNPWTLIAVSSDPYFAQKLDRILIMEDGRIVDDNADNHLSQSAPLSV encoded by the coding sequence ATGACAACAACACTGACTCCGGTCAAGCGTTTCTGGCGCATGCTTAAACCAGACAAGACCGAGATTAGAAATGTATATATCTATGCCATTTTCAATGGCCTCATTGGGCTTTCTCTTCCGCTGGGTATTCAGGCAATAGTAAACCTGATCCAGGGCGGACAGATAAACTCCTCATGGGTAATTTTGGTAAGTATTGTTCTGCTGGGTATCGCATTCTCTGGTGTTTTGCAAATCTACCAGATGTATATCGTGGAGAACCTGCAACAAAAGATATTCTCACGGGCTGCTTTTGAATTTGCCTATCGGGTTCCACGTATACGGATGGAGACTCTGTACAAGCACTATGCTCCGGAATTGATGAACCGATTTTTTGATACTATTTCTTTGCAGAAAGGAATGTCAAAAATTCTCATCGATTTTTCTACCGCAGCCATCCAATTGATCTTTGGACTCTTGCTGCTCTCTTTCTATCACTCCTTCTTTATTCTCTTTAGTGTAGCCTTGATCCTGCTCGTCTACATTATTTTCCTTTTTCTGGGACGCAGGGGTTTGGATACCAGTTTGGATGAATCCAAGTATAAATATAAAGTGGCTCACTGGCTGGAAGAACTCGCCAGAACGAATATGACTTTCAAGCTGGCAGGAAGAACAGATCTTCACCTGGAGCGCACAGATCAAGAAGTAGGTAATTATCTGGAGGCAAGAAATAAGCACTTCCGCATCGTCGTCAATCAGTTTGGCTGGATGATCGCATTTAAAGTTCTTATGGCAATGGGCCTCCTGGCTATTGGTGGCATACTTGTGATGCAACAACAGATGAACATCGGACAGTTCGTTGCCGCAGAGATTATCATCCTTTTGATCATGGGCTCGGTAGAAAAAATGATCATGAGCCTTGAAACGATTTATGATGTGCTAACCTCTCTGGAAAAGATTGGGCAGGTTACAGATATGAATATGGAAAAAAGGGAAGGAATTGAACTTCTCGATGCCTGTGATGAGGGAGGGATTGAAATATCTCTGGAAAAAGTGGCCTTTGCTTATCCTGAGTATCCACGAAATACCCTTTCTGATCTGGACTTGAGAATAGGGCCAGGGGAAAAGGTACTTGTTGCCGGTCCTAATGGCGCGGGAAAAAGCACCCTCCTTCAGGTCATTGCGGGTCTGTATGATGTGAATACGGGCAGCGTCAGCTACAATGGTTTGCCGAAGGGAAATCTAACCATGACCTCTCTGAGAGATTTGACAGGTGATTATATGTCAGACGAGCAGATTTTTCAAGGGACCATATTGGAAAATATTGCCATTGGTCGTGAATCAGCCAGCTTCGAAAATGTACAATGGGCCGCCAAAGCCATGGGACTTGAAAGCTTCATACGCGCTCAACCCAATGGCTATGACAGCATGCTTGATCCACTGGGGAAGAAACTCTCGAGAGGAATCATCCAACGACTTTTGCTGGCAAGAAGTATTGCCCACAAACCACGTATCCTGCTCCTGGAAAATGCCCTGGAGCAACTGGATATCATCGAGCGTAAAAAGATCATTGATTTTCTCACAGACCCTGTTAATCCATGGACCCTGATAGCAGTTTCCTCTGATCCCTATTTCGCCCAAAAACTCGACCGAATCCTCATCATGGAAGATGGACGAATCGTGGACGATAATGCAGACAATCATTTATCTCAATCAGCACCATTAAGCGTATAA